One stretch of Diorhabda carinulata isolate Delta chromosome 5, icDioCari1.1, whole genome shotgun sequence DNA includes these proteins:
- the LOC130893791 gene encoding uncharacterized protein LOC130893791: MRNIKFFEDLIKSYISTNKTIVNKKISNFLPPGENYMSDILKIDVTLKNNENGNEEEIHIIAKLAATNEFVGSTSYMTKSELLFYQEIIPAIENFSERHGLPKPSFFPKFMGGRLNLTGGTTADDNAVILIENLLGFENVDRHVGFDLVTTKYILKDLATFHAIPIAMKLLEPELFETKLKANCYGLILPKRIEYEENGGEIEAVGFPENTLEGHIFLIKLLQQDERYIEASKKYEKFYNRIKNIISREAKKLFHSEPVDPYATLVHQDMWINNIMLVFQDGRPIENKFIDFQICRITSPITDLLFFLFTSVQTSCLKSHLDALITHYHDHFVEILKTSGCYNSQFSYENFLKEMRASSTQAIIQTVFMLPNVVWQKKGEMYESAKKESLFQDHSPKLAERFTVLGVEAAKRGWI; the protein is encoded by the exons ATGAGAAACATAAAATTCTTCGAAGATCTCATCAAAAGTTATATAAGTACCAATAAAActatagtgaataaaaaaatttccaattttttaccACCAGGTGAAAATTACATGagtgatattttaaaaatcgacgttactttgaaaaataacgAGAATGGAAACGAAGAAGAAATACATATCATAGCTAAACTAGCAGCCACCAACGAGTTCGTGGGATCCACTTCATATATGACCAAAAGCGAGCTACTTTTCTATCAAGAAATCATTCCTGCTATAGAGAATTTCAGTGAAAGACACGGTTTACCTAAGCCgagtttttttcctaaatttatgGGTGGTAGATTGAATTTGACAGGTGGTACAACAGCTGACGATAATGCAGTTATATTAATCGAAAATTTACTCG gttttGAAAACGTGGACCGTCATGTTGGGTTCGATCTGGTTACAACCAAATACATATTAAAAGATCTGGCAACATTCCACGCAATACCGATAGCGATGAAACTATTAGAACCAGAATTATTTGAGACGAAACTTAAAGCGAATTGCTACGGGCTGATTTTACCTAAAAGAATCGAATACGAGGAAAACGGCGGTGAAATTGAGGCTGTAGGTTTTCCAGAAAACACTCTCGAAGGacacatatttttaatcaaactttTACAGCAGGACGAAAGATATATAGAGGCGTCGAAAAAATACGAGAAGTTTTATAatcgtataaaaaatattatttcgagGGAAGCCAAAAAACTTTTCCATTCGGAACCGGTAGATCCATACGCTACGTTAGTTCACCAAGATATGTGGATTAACAATATCATGCTGGTCTTCCAAGATGGTCGTCctattgaaaacaaattcataGATTTCCAAATATGCAGAATTACTTCACCAATCACTGATCTACTCTTTTTCCTTTTCACTAGCGTACAAACTTCTTGTTTGAAAAGTCATTTGGACGCATTGATCACGCATTATCACGATCATTTCGTTGAGATTTTGAAAACCAGCGGCTGCTACAACTCCCAGTTTtcgtatgaaaattttttaaaagaaatgcGTGCTAGTTCCACCCAAGCTATAATACAAACAGTTTTTATGCTACCCAACGTTGTTTGGCAAAAAAAAGGCGAAATGTATGAATCCGCCAAAAAAGAATCACTCTTCCAAGATCATTCGCCAAAGCTAGCTGAACGGTTCACCGTACTTGGTGTTGAAGCAGCCAAAAGAGGTTGGATATAA